One Diabrotica virgifera virgifera chromosome 3, PGI_DIABVI_V3a genomic window carries:
- the LOC126881866 gene encoding uncharacterized protein LOC126881866, producing MVTRRQLFDVLYEKDKLQRSSRTEYLFKYLVRHYKIENDADAMLKMRIFTSKFCNVVYAKLDQCGRKTDRFVKNNTAWLSVCVFEETGLEIDPNAEPQPGTSSGGRRGRPSKEFSASSVRSKRRKTSKLSSTFETEELTLAARRKLKTEGKDDAAKLVSEALLTPTRAGKIRTAWQKTQKSKKIIPLTPDEALSVMIESKDTKHSYLVHRRIAKEHFADIYPSYHKLREAKLRCYPRKEGQTVSESCAEILLQDLLDHTVKRIVELQKPVLRSLSTELLKNLKLLLKWGCDGSTGHSQYKQLFSDNSFGDGDLFLTSIVPLQLYAEQPGQDKIIVWQNPRPSSTRFCRPIRFQFKKETKELTVQETSYIENQISELQPTIGMLDSEEIAVSHVCVMTMIDGKVCNAITETASSQTCYICKATPKQMNDIEKLLKREVVQENLKFGLSTLHAWIRFFECLLHISYRLEVKVWQIRGSNNRAVFENKKRTIQQIFRDRTGLLVDIPKSGGSGTTNDGNTARRFFADPSLSSEITGIDKDVIMRFGIILRTLSCGYAIDVRAFEEYCLETAKLYVAKYSWYYMPSSVHKILLHGAIVIKEAILPIGQLSEEAQESRNKDLKSFREKHTRKISRISGNQDLLNRLLITSDPVISSLRQYPLRKSSNISSEVVSLLKAPSLESMEADSLRALQLNMESRQVSSSDEEDDSASDVDF from the coding sequence ATGGTCACCAGAAGGCAACTGTTTGACGTTTTGTATGAAAAGGATAAGTTACAACGTTCCAGTCGCACAGAATATCTGTTCAAGTATTTGGTGAGACActacaaaattgaaaatgatgcAGACGCCATGTTAAAAATGAGGATTTTCACTTCAAAGTTTTGCAACGTCGTTTATGCAAAGCTTGATCAATGTGGGAGAAAAACGGATAGATTTGTGAAAAATAATACAGCGTGGTTAAGTGTATGTGTATTTGAAGAAACTGGATTAGAAATTGATCCGAATGCTGAGCCACAACCAGGAACTTCATCTGGAGGTAGGCGTGGTCGTCCAAGCAAAGAATTTTCTGCGAGTAGTGTAAGATCAAAACGTCGAAAGACTTCAAAGCTGTCATCGACGTTCGAAACCGAGGAGCTTACTTTAGCTGCAAGGAGAAAACTAAAGACTGAAGGAAAAGACGATGCCGCAAAACTTGTCTCTGAAGCACTTTTGACTCCGACTCGAGCCGGTAAAATTAGGACAGCTTGGCAGAAAACTCAGAAGTCAAAAAAAATAATTCCACTCACCCCAGATGAAGCGCTATCAGTAATGATTGAATCAAAAGATACCAAACATTCATATCTTGTTCACAGACGAATAGCAAAAGAACATTTTGCTGATATATATCCGTCTTATCACAAGCTTCGAGAAGCAAAATTACGCTGCTATCCCCGAAAAGAAGGACAAACTGTAAGTGAGTCATGTGCAGAAATATTATTACAGGACCTCTTAGATCATACAGTTAAACGGATAGTAGAATTGCAAAAACCAGTTCTTCGTTCATTATCAACTGAACTTctaaagaatttgaaactgttgctGAAATGGGGATGCGATGGAAGCACCGGTCATTCACAATACAAGCAACTTTTCTCCGATAATAGTTTTGGTGATGGCGATTTATTTCTTACATCCATAGTGCCATTACAGTTATATGCGGAGCAACCTGGACAAGATAAAATTATTGTGTGGCAAAATCCCCGTCCATCGTCAACTCGATTTTGTAGACCTATACGCTTTCAGTTTAAGAAAGAAACGAAAGAGCTGACGGTACAGGAGACATCATATATAGAAAATCAAATTTCAGAACTTCAACCCACTATTGGTATGCTGGATAGTGAAGAAATTGCAGTTTCTCATGTTTGTGTGATGACGATGATAGACGGCAAAGTGTGTAATGCAATAACGGAAACAGCTTCTTCACAAACATGTTATATATGTAAAGCAACCCCCAAACAAATGAATGACATCGAAAAACTATTAAAGAGGGAAGTTGTCCaagaaaatttgaaatttggatTGTCAACTCTACATGCCTGGATCAGGTTTTTCGAATGTTTGCTGCACATTTCCTATAGATTAGAAGTTAAAGTTTGGCAAATTCGAGGAAGTAACAACAGAGCAGTTTTTGAAAACAAGAAACGTACCATACAACAAATTTTCAGAGACAGAACAGGTTTGCTTGTGGATATACCTAAGAGTGGAGGTAGTGGAACTACTAATGACGGCAACACAGCTCGACGATTTTTTGCTGACCCCTCACTGTCTAGTGAAATTACTGGCATAGATAAAGATGTCATTATGCGATTTGGTATTATATTACGCACCTTATCTTGTGGCTATGCAATCGATGTGCGAGCTTTTGAAGAGTATTGTTTGGAAACCGCAAAACTGTATGTCGCTAAATATTCATGGTATTATATGCCTTCTAGCGTGCATAAAATATTACTCCATGGAGCCATAGTAATCAAGGAGGCTATTCTGCCTATCGGTCAATTGTCAGAAGAAGCCCAAGAATCAAGAAATAAGGATCTCAAAAGTTTTAGGGAGAAACATACACGAAAAATTTCGAGAATATCAGGAAATCAAGATTTGTTAAACAGGCTCCTTATAACTTCAGATCCAGTAATTTCATCTTTGCGGCAGTACCCACTCCGAAAAAGTTCAAACATATCTTCTGAAGTTGTATCCTTGTTGAAGGCGCCCTCGTTAGAATCAATGGAAGCAGATTCTCTTAGAGCTCTACAACTTAATATGGAAAGCCGCCAAGTTTCTTCATCCGACGAGGAAGACGACAGCGCGAGCGACGTAGATTTTTAG